CTAACACTGAGCCTACTCCGCCGATGGCTTCCATTTCAGCTGAGTCCCAATCTTTTGAATCCACTACCAACCTCTCCCCCGCTGAACTGCAGGAGATCATAGCTCAGGCTGTTCATATGGCTGgtaatgcatctctttccaCTGCTCTCTCTGTTCTACTCGGTAAGTCTCAAACTTGGCTTTTTGATTCTGCCTGTTGCAATCACATaacacctcactcgtccttattctccaaacttgaccctgcaccacatcctctaaatattcatatagctgATGGTTCCACCATGCATGGGAATAGTCTAGGTTTTGTTTCAACCTCTAACCTTTCCGTTCCTGGAGTCTTCCAAGTACCTGACCTATCCTATAATTTGTGCTCTATGGGACAATTAGTTGAACTAGGTTatcactttattttttactattctaGGTGTATTATGCAGGATCCAAGGACGAGCCAAGAGCTTGGGACCGGTCCTAGAGTttggcgtatgtttcccgtggacaatcttcatcttccactTGTTACTCATGTTTCTATTACTGCTACATTTTCTTCCTTACCATCTCTCGCACTTTGGCATTCTTGTCTTGGTCATGCACCATCTTTTCGGGTACAACAGTTAGCTTCTAAGGGTCTATTGGGttctgtgtccaaagacaattttgattgtacttcatgtCAGTTAAGAAAACAGctagctttgcctttcaataacaatgaatccatttctaatagtatttttgagttaattcattttgatgtttggggaccttctcctgttgctagtattggtggatctcgatattttgttgtttttattgataattattCTCGTTATAGTTGGATCTTTTCTATGAAATCTTGttctgaaattttaccaatatacagcaactttgcaaaaattgttgaaacacaattctccaaatgtatcaaaactttcgatttgataatgctcttgaatatactcaatatgcgtTTCAAGCTCTATTACATTCCTACGGCACTATACATcatctaacttgtccaggtacctctcagcaaaatggtcgagccgaaagaaaacttcgtcatattcttgacactgttcgtgctcttcttctttctaccaaagttcctgccccattttggggtgaagctgctcttcatgctgttcatacgattaatcgcattccaagcaCTGTCATCCATAATCAAACTCCGTATGAGCGTCTGTTTGGGTCACCCCCTGACTATTATCACCTTCACTCCTTTGGATCTACCtgtttcattcttcttcaacctcatgagcacaacaaacttgagcctcgatctagactttgttgttttcttggttaTGGCGAAGCTCAAAAAGGGTATAGATGTTATGATcttgtctctcatcgtctttgTGTTTCTCATAATGTTTTCTTTTGGGAACACCGATTATTTGTTGAACTTTCTCACTTTCGTTCTTCCTTGATtacctcctctgttttagaaatCTTTCCAGATAAGTCTCCTGTTCCTTCTACAAATACTTTTGATCCTCCTTTGGACTTCTCTCTAGATATTTTCTATGCTTCTTATAGACAGGTTGATGACGAGCTACCTCTCCTTGAGCCTAGGTCCCCTGCTCCTACTCCGCCTGAAGATCCTCCACAAGACATTTCACCTCGCTATTCAAcccgggtaagatccattcctgcATATTTatttgactatcattgttacactgcccttgctactCTTCACGAGCCTCAGacctatcgtgaggcctccactgaccctttatggcagattgcaatgaaagaggaacttgatgcattaaccaAGAACCATACTTGGGATCTGGTCACTCTCCCTCCTGGACAGTCTATGGTTGGCtgtaagtggatctataagatcaagactcgctctgatgggttcATTAAGCGCTACAAGGCTCATCTTGTTGCAAAAAGTTTTACATAAGAGTATGgaattgattatgaagagacctttgcttcAGTGgctcatatctcatttgttcgtgccctcttagctgttgctgctgctatTAAATGAGATCTTTTTCAGATAGATGTTAAAAATGCCTTCCTTAATGGGGATCTAAGTGAAAAagtctatatgcaacctcctcctggtctctttGTTGAATCAAATAAGGTTTGTCACCTTTGacgtgctctttatggccttaaacaagctccacgaacttggtttgccaagttcagcTCCACTATCTTTCGCTTAGGTTACACTGCCAGTCcatatgattctgccttatttcttcgtcgtacTGATAAAGGCaccattttgcttcttctatatgtggatgatatgatcataactggtgatgacctcagtgacattcaagaactcaaggattttctcagtcaacagtttgagatgaaagatcttggaaaTCTTAACTATTTCTTAAgtcttgaaattactcattcCATAGATagtctttatattactcaaactAAGGATGCTTCTGACCTTTTGTCTCGAGCTGGATTCACTGACAACAAAACTATTGACAGTCCAGTTGAGTTTAATGCGCATTTGACACCCtcgggggggaaaccattgtcgaatccttctctttacagacgattggttagcagcctagtttatctcacagttactcgtccagacatctctTATGttgttcatcaggtgagccagtatctgtctacTCCAtgatcaactcactatgctgctattctgcgcattcttcgatacctgaAGGGCACTCTTttccatggccttttctactcagctaAGTATCCTCTTGTACTTCatgcattctctgatgctgattgggcaggagatcccactaatcgcaggtccactacaggttattgctctctccttggttcttctttgatttcttggcgaagtaagaaacaaattTTAGTGGCCTGCTCCAGTattgaagcagaatatcgtgctcttgctgataccacatctaagctcctttggctacgatggcttcttaaggatttgggtgtatccacatcctctgctactcccctttattgtgacaaccagagtgccattcatattgctcacaatgatgtcttccatgaacggactaaacacatcgagattgattgtcattttatccgttatcatcttgtccataatgctctcaaaattttctccgTCTCCTCTAAAGAttaacttgcagatatcttcaccaagtcacttcctaagggacgcactcgtgatttggttgacaaccttaagctggtctcacatccaccttgagtttgaagggggctgttaacgtatattatgttataggctttaggcccaactagtttacttgtatagcacacttgtaatTGTACTATAcattacttgtaccgcacacataagcttacttgtactgcacacatacgcctcctatataaaggcactcatgtatattctttgattatgaaatacaatacaatcattcagtatttctaacaagaTCAAATCATACCACTCTACCAGCAACCACCCCCTTGGACCTCACCAGAGTCGAGAAGTAATGTCATCGCTAGATCGACCTCGCTCATGTACAGAAAGCCACGATCGTGCCTCATGAGGACGTAGTCGTGTCCGAGAGTGAGGACGACTCCGCTGGCAGCGGCATGGCCGGAGACAGTGGCATTGGTTAGGATGGGGAGGGAGAGGAGGGCGACGACGACTGATCTGAAGGATTCAACCATTTGGTGGAGGCGGAGGCGGGCAGAGAGTTGGCCCCAAAGGACCTCGATGCCGTTACAGAAGAACTTGCCGCAAGTGACGGTGATGAGAGCAGAGCTGCCATTGATGGATTTGGTGTTGACTTGGGAGAGAGCGAAGAGGAGAGAGACGATGAGGTGTAGGCCGAGACGGTGCCCGTGATCATCATCGATGAGTGTTAGGATGAAGAGGTTGCCGCGTTTCTCTAAAATGCACATGGTTGTGAGTCTGAGACTTTTGGTATGAATagtaagtctttttttttttttttttggtgggtgttctttataaaaatgatgaaaaggATCAGCCAAGCCTGATTCTCCCAACACCAAAATCCAAATCTGCTGTAGCCATCATATCGAAAAAGACATATTATACCCTATATATCATCGTGAGGAACAATCCAAAATTTCCCACAGGTTTAGTACCTTTCTTCTATGTGGTCATATGAATCTCAGTCTCAACTGAATTCCAATGGTATAGAGCTGGTTTCTATTCTATTGAGCTAAATGTGTAACCATCTTtgtttaccaaaataaaataaaataatgtgtaACCATCTTtgtttaccaaaataaaataaaataatgtgtaACCATCTTTGTATGAATCCTCTAGTGCTTTTGGTACTAAGTCCAATGTTTCTCCTCTTTCTAACGAAAA
This genomic stretch from Quercus robur chromosome 4, dhQueRobu3.1, whole genome shotgun sequence harbors:
- the LOC126723450 gene encoding enoyl-CoA delta isomerase 2, peroxisomal-like, which codes for MCILEKRGNLFILTLIDDDHGHRLGLHLIVSLLFALSQVNTKSINGSSALITVTCGKFFCNGIEVLWGQLSARLRLHQMVESFRSVVVALLSLPILTNATVSGHAAASGVVLTLGHDYVLMRHDRGFLYMSEVDLAITLPDYFSGLVRSKISRLSAARRDVLLRGMKVKGEEAVRMGIVDSVAHDSEESVVEAVVRLGDRLAERKWNGEVYAEIRKSLYPELCGVLGLVSKTVVASSKL